The genomic stretch CATTTTACATTAACTGTTTACACGGTACTATTGATAACTCTAAAACAAATGACACTTTGTGACAGTTTAAGCACGACGTTGTTTGTTCTGTGAGTCAAGATATTTTCTTGACTAATTCGGCGGGATTTAAAACAAAGAGACTCAAAAGATTAGTGGCATCCAAACACTAGTACTTCAAAACAATGCCATCGACTTCGGTAGTTCTATCAGCCGTTAACTTATCTACTATCCCTTataaatctcaagttctttGAATTCATCGCgaagaaagaaacgaaaatCCCGAAGTGGATTTTTAAGGGTAACGAAAAGTGGTGGCCTTATGATTTCACTAAAAAAATCTCGCAATTGACGGATCGTCTGATGAAAGCATCATTGCCTTTCCAGCGAGTAACGGACTGACATATTTTCTCCTGATGATGGCAGCTTTGCCAAAACATTGGGTTTTATTCATAACTTCACTGCGTTTGATCTGCAGATTTTTGTCACGTTTAACACAAAAAGACGCTTCACAGGAACTCCTCCTTAACTGGATCCGCACCCAAAGAGAAACATGAGTAATGAATCCTGAAAACCTTGACTTAGATCAGTTCCACGGAGGACACTCAGTATGTGGATTCATTAGATTCGAGAGGAACGTACGTGAGAAGTGATTGACGTTAAGGTGGATTGATAAACTCGCGTTTTTTCCTCTTTCAGGAACTATATATGGGGCCCATTACAGATTTCAACATTGCTCTTGGCAACCAATGAATGAGAATGCGGACTTAAAGTTACCGATCTTCAGCATCCATTCTTTATTCAGTGAGAAGGTTTAACAAATACTAcataacacaaaaataaatcttttcatgaaaatgcttttctttttaatttacatttaaATTTATTACAGTGGAAAAGAGGTTCCTTATAACCATGCAAGTGAAGTAGGATTTTCTCGTCTTCGCCTGGTTCGATGGCCAGATTTTTAGCTCTTATCACCTGTTAAAACGTTGTTACCCTTAAACAAGAAAATATCTAACCTTTTATGCTCAGTCGCATggcaaatgaaataaatttgttgagtacACTCCTGTATCAAAAAGATTCAGATTGCCGACACCCTTTGGCAACATTCAGTCTTTTCCGCAATGAAATCATCGTTAGTAATGGGACAGTCGGTAACAAAATCATCATGTATTTCGTCTTGGAAGCGAACAGTGCGCATGCTCAAGTTAGAGTCACGTGATATAATAGCCGGTGGCATATTCCAGTCCTCTCCTTCTGGTTCCCAATCTCCTTTAGCGCTACCGTTCGAAGAGACGGATATTTTGGACGTTCTGCTTTCCTTGCGGGTTTCATTACTTGCAGTGTTTTCTTCTGTTTCCGTTGGACCGTTGCTGATGGTTGAGAGAGAACTCATGACTGATAGGTTTGATCTTGTGCTAATTTTCCtgttattttcttcatcttcttcttcgttCTCCAGCGTTCCCAGGCTAATGGTAGTTCTATGTTCTACATTCTTCTGTGGTCGAAACACAATGACATAAACTTTGGGCAAGAACATACAAGTTAAAGTGACTGTATCAGCGACGATCAAGAATGAGCTGACCAGGATGTCTTTGTAGTAGGTCTTCGTGCCATAATAGGAAAGAAAGAACATTATCACGTCCATTGATATGGTCATCATGTTGAATGCAATAAAACGTGCTTCGTTGTAGTTACCCGGCACCTTCCTTGTTAGGAAAGCCTGGTAGGTACATATTACAACCAATCCAGTGTTGTAACCCCACCACAAGGCCATGTTGTAATTGGTGTAGGACACCAGTTTGCATTGTATGTAGGCTTCGTTTTTCATGTCGGAGTATACAACGTCTTTAAGTCCAACATCCGGAGTAGTGAGTACAATGACAGCACAGATGATTGTTTCTATGGCCACAAAACAGGAAAGGAAAACAAGCATCCACTTGTCACTTAAACATTGAGGAGTGCCTGAAATTATAAAAGGATAGATTTTTGTTATAAGATGAAGGGATTCCTGTGTTCTGATAGGTTACCTGTGCGGGCAAGCTCGGGATTTCCCGTGTTTTTCCCGAACGATTCACGTTCTCTTTTGGCCTTATAATAAATCCCTTATTGACCAAGCTTATTCAGTCAACGTTGCTGAATATTGGCCTTGtacttttttgcgtttttatgaaCCGGGACGAAGAATTTGGCCCGAATATTTAGCTATCTTGACTTCACGCTTAGTCAATAACCCATATGAACTACGAGTTCGCATTTAGATAAATATCACGGCGGAACGAGACTGCAAAGTTTTGTCGAGAAAACCTTTCAAGTAAAAAAACATTAATCATAAAAGTCGGTGCAGCTCTTATTTATGGGAGCCTTGAACCTGAGATATCTGGTTTTAGAAACCTTATTAGAGCACAATCATTACAATTGAAGTTGACGTCCGTTAATGTCTCCTTTTTTATAACCACTGCCCTTTTTTTTACACATACTATAAAACAAATAGTGAAGGAGAATTcgtgaaaattcaaaaaagtagAAATTTAAAAATCTCTCAAAAACACGGATCGCCGTCGAAAGGCCTTGGGACTAATTAAATTTCTATAAATTGGATCTCTGTGTTAAAGAGTCCTTTAATATTGTCAAAAAGACGTCAAAGCACTTTTCAGTTTGCAGCAGTGACGCGGTCTTTAGACTCTTTACTGTAACAGGTACTAACAGACGTAACGCACGCTTTACAGCTTACCTTTCCTCATGGCTCGTTTACTAAATATCCGGTAGATCCGATTTGTTTTGATAAACAGCGTCCCTACCACAATACAGAAGCCGATGCTGAACATAAAGAGCACTCCTTCACAAAGCCTCTCTGTTCTCTCCAGTAATGTCAAAATGGCTGTCAAGTACCCAATTAAAATTCCAAACAACATAACAAAGCTTAACTGTCTACTTGATGCTCGAACAATATGGGTATTTCCATGGCGGAAGAAGACAATGCCGATAGCAACGACACCTACCACACCTAACACAGCAACCACGCCAACAGCAATACCGGCTGGGTCACTTAGCTTTACAGCAGTGGGAATTATGGGTAAGCAAGAAGTGTGATTTTCGTTTGTCCAGAAGCGAGATGGACAGCGCCTACAGGACCCGTTTACAGGATTATGAGATATCTCGTTCGTGGAACAAGGGACGCATTTCCAGCAACACCTCTGCAAGAATAAGgtggaaaaaagagaaactgaTAAATTGATAAAAGGGCTAAACTTGTTACAGAGAAATTTCTCATTATCACCTTTTGGGCGGTTCTATTATATTTTCGCTAAATGTAACTCAGATATTCTGATTGAGATACGAAGTTTATGGGCAAAACGTCACTGAACAAAGAAAGATATTTCGGATGGGCAAAACACCACAATCCCAAAGAAAGAAACGCAGATCTCTTTCAGTGTCCATAGTATGAAAGCGatgattttatttgatttgataCATCTGTAATTAAAAAATGATACCTTGTAACGCTCCTCTGAACTCATCCAGTATCCAGGGGGACACTGCTGTCCACAAAATGACGTTGGCTCAGTGGAGCTGTTGAAGACCTTCGCCCAAAGCATTCTCAACTTCGTTAGATTTAAATTAAGAAATGAAACGTTCGCAGGAAGGTCAAGCACATTTGACGTATTTGATATCCAGCTTCCGATTGCTTCCCATTCTTCAGTCTCTATATTCACCACTGTGATGTCATAAGCACCCAATCCATTCCCGTTGGAATCAAaagaaacttggtcacgtgatgCCCCCTTGAAGCGCACAGCTTGAATACTTTTGAGCAAACCATCGTctcttaaaagacaaaaaatgaaacgTTATTACAAGGGACACACAAAGCAGTTTCACCGCTTTTTACCATGTGAACTGACAGGACTTAAATGAAAGtttaaataaaactattttatttttattatatggccaaaaaggAGAACGTTTTCTTGCGGGAACACCGCGTAAAACTCGATCGGGTaagatgggcccatcttgctcgctcgggtagccaatcagaacacagggtCCGTTTTTTCTTCCACACCCTCGAATTTATAATTGGTTTCTATCTTCTGAGTTAATAAGTCTAATAAGGTAGATTTATAAGTGTAGGAGTATTAAAACGCTAACTTTTCGAGCGCGAGCCCTTCATCAAAGTAAAACATAGACTAACTCAAAGCGCGCGTTCAAGTATTTGCTGGTTAGGTGGTTACTTGCATCGCTCGCATTCTTTCGCTTCGCGAGCGTCCCTCGCGCCCGGCGCTCACTcagtcgacttgtggcaagtctaagTGAATCAGGGAATTGTGGGTTTATATACAGACATAGTGGACATACCatgaagaacaaaaataaatgaGTTGAGTTGAGAATTAGTTGATTCAGCAGGGAGCAAGGATGCTGATCTGAATTACAAGTTCTTGCGCTAGATTTTTCGGCTTTCCATGTTGCCTTGGTGCAGTGAGAGACCGCAGTTTGCCATGTTTTGGCTGGAATGATTTGAGAGATAACTGGCGAGCTACTGGTTTCGATTTTGGCTTTGTCGTTTCCTTCAGCATCTCCGAAGGTATTCGAGGAAACGGTCGCTTACTTTTCCGCTAACATCTCGAAGATGTTCTCAAAAACGGCCACCTACTTACTCGGCGAACATCTTCAAGGAGTTAAAAGAAACGACTGAGACGCGTCGAAACTATGTTCGACTTAGTTGATAAACCCAAATCTTAGTAATTAACTGACCCACCGACGCAACAGTTTCTTTGGAACTGAACTCAACCCAGTTCGTTTATCTGTTTTTTGATAGCAAGGCTGGCCATAACTAAGGCAGAATGCACATTCAATCAGGCCAAAAATTAGCTAGTACAACTAGTGCCGAGTGCCCATTAGTCGTTTCCGACGACTATAATAACGGCTTAAAGTTTAGGTTGAGCATGATTGCGAGAATTATCAAGGCTGATCATAACCGTATTATCTGCCAATACCGCCGAGGGCCGAAGCGGATAACACAAATCGAAACCTTAGTTGTTAATTCTCACTGTTGTGCGAAAACTAAATTCAAAGGGCCGTTTATACAAGAGAAAATAAGACGTAAACACCCCTTATAAATGGTGCAAAATATACGTTCACGGCTTATTCAATCCGGGTTAATCCAAGCCGCGGCTTACCTTGGACGGAAAAGTGTTCGTATAAGTGCACTCAAATGTTGTCCGCGGCTTGCTCAAGCCGTGAACGATTGCTGCGCATGCTCTGTATTAACCCAGACCTTCATGGCTGAGAGACGAGCGCTGCAGTGGCGggaaaatgagttttgtttacatttactCCATTTAAAAAGTGGAAAACGGCGACGACGACGGATAGAGATTCatctaaaaaaagaaacgtaTGGGGTGCCGCTGAAGAAAAGCTAATTCTGCTAATATGCAGCGAACTGCGAATTTTCTTTGACAAATAATTAATTATCTGGGAACCCAACGCCAATCTTGACCGAAGAGacagtttaaaatgaaaagggcAGTGAAAAGGTAATTAGAGCGTTTTTTTGGTAGCCAAAGCCAGTCGTTTAGCTTTTTTGCTCGCTCAAGCCATTGTTGAAACAAGAAGATGCAAACGCAGTTACCCCAAGACGAGGCATCAAAGCAAACTACGTCATCATTGGACCGACCTGGTCGCGAAGTTAGCcgtgaaccatttatacgagcagttcgcgtcttatgtaactGAGCCGTGCTTGTATAAAGGGTTCCTTTCGCGTTTTATGTTAACCGCGGACAtagtaagccgcggcttattttctctcgtacGAACGGCCCTTAAATTTTATTATGCACGTACATGGCCCTAAATAGGACTAAATAAACTAAAAGCCACACGACGCATCAACTTGGAGAGCCCGTCCTTAAGTCGGTCACATGAGTGCATAAATAAGTTTTCAAGCCTGTCAAAATGCTTCCTGCGCTAGAGAAGGTTCTACAGTCAATTTCACTAAAAAGACATATTATCTGAACAAAGCAAATATCTTAAGAGAAATTCCCGCAACCCTCTATTATCACAGACTCGTTAATTCCGGACAGTGAATAACTCGCGGTTCCGGAGGGTTTTTACAATGACGGTATTAAGTGGCACTTAAATACTCTGTCAGAAAAAATAGCGGTCATTGACTCATAAAAACAGGTCAAaccggcaaaaataaaattctaacGATATACCCTCGTACCATTTATGAGATAATAAAATGGGACAATATGAAGAAAGCACTGCCCacattttgaaatattcttCTGCCTTGAGATTGCTCACTGACATCCTTCGACCTTCGATGTTCGAATCGGGATCTGAACAATTACTATGTAAGTACTCTGAACTCGGTTGATGCCACTAAATTTAGTGTTTCGCTGGCACTTACGGGAAAGGTCTTGAAACAAATTTAAGCCAAAAAAAATGCTGAAGTTTTTGTTATGTAGCTTTTAActtaaaatttgtcacttttgcCGACAAAGGAAGTCATAGCAATTGCTTTTGGTAaagtttatatattttaataagTGCGACAACTTGTTAAATTAATTTACTTGGCGTTTTAATAAAAAAGCACGGGTTTGAATATATATAATTTatgaaacaatagaaaacatgCAGTGCTCGATCCAACTGCCTTGTAGAAACAGAGCAGCCTGCTTTTAAGAAACTACCCAtacaaaatcgaaaaataacGTTAATATGTATTCATTCACGGTTAGATTGTgagcaaaaaaaatgttaagatCGCTAAAAAAGAAATGCACCAAGGGGGTCATTTTAATTTACAACATGTACCCTGTCATTAAAACAGGCATTGTCTTTTGTAAAACTGAATTTCACGGAGACACTTTCCTTTTTGGAGAAAATGATTAAGAGTCGATTCTTGACGTTTGCGATTGGTAGGATTGACAACCTTTTATTTTTCCTGTCGAATATCGACGCCTTGAATAAAATGTCTAGAACAGATGTCTGATTTGCAAACATCGATTCTTTGGCGAACTTGAACTTCTCAAAAACTAATATTTCTCTCGGGAGCACCTTGTCGATAGCGGACATGAACATATTCCTACCAATTCGATACAGAACTGAATCGTATGAAGAACTAACTCGGCTCTTGACGGCATTTTccgtaaaaaaaaaccttttttgacaaGGAATGAGCTGATACGGCCCTTCGTTCAATTTTATCAGAATCTATGTTTTCATAACCGACCTAAAGCGGGGGGATTAGTGACTTATTAATTAAGTTGCGCTTTTCTGGCCAAAATTAATGAGGTCATGCTTTCaagaatatttttgtttttgttttgttttgtttttttaactgagaatCTAATTTGACCCCAAAAAACGTGAATTATTCGAACACTTTCATATTTGCGCTTTTGAAAAAGTCTCATGCGaaagtttctttttcccttCGTTAGACGTCAAATATTCCCCGTGAAATTTATTCTAAGACCTAtgtttcagtgattttttttctcccacCTGTTCAAAATTGGAAACTCATCCGGTGAATGTTGACAACCTTGCCCTGGAGTGCAATTCAAAAGACTATGAAGACCATAAGCCGCAGCGTACACCGCATCAACAACATAAGGCGCATAGATCGAGTGTTCTAAAGGatctttcaaatgttgtttGTTGTATTCCTCTTTCCACGGACAGCTAACGAAGCTTTCGTTGACGCGTTGCAAATAT from Porites lutea chromosome 1, jaPorLute2.1, whole genome shotgun sequence encodes the following:
- the LOC140949624 gene encoding extracellular calcium-sensing receptor-like, with protein sequence MKHLRGRLDLLWLLVQTANSILRLSSANECRTDQLSTAAYNRHEIFINGTFIFAGLFPIHYAPQNNSSSQLCQGKFNIRGFEEALAMVYALQQINKSLKILPGITVEADIEDTCSTVDFAIRKCLNFSFVKRNMENGMCERVKSVESHDPKTVAIIGVGSSDVAMAVTNFAGLFYVPVVGYSSSSRLLSNRNRFKYFLRTISSDSLMARAVVDLLRMLKWNFVHVLYSDTDYGRSAVETFEHVLGSSSGANICLAVKRTFTKHTDDVEIKRILDDIKAEKNTKAKAVLLFTTTDDTEILLSHFDTSQMKDYVFISTDYFTGSVNRFQSSREMLKRVIGVTPHHRRVDSFLKYLQRVNESFVSCPWKEEYNKQHLKDPLEHSIYAPYVVDAVYAAAYGLHSLLNCTPGQGCQHSPDEFPILNRDDGLLKSIQAVRFKGASRDQVSFDSNGNGLGAYDITVVNIETEEWEAIGSWISNTSNVLDLPANVSFLNLNLTKLRMLWAKVFNSSTEPTSFCGQQCPPGYWMSSEERYKRCCWKCVPCSTNEISHNPVNGSCRRCPSRFWTNENHTSCLPIIPTAVKLSDPAGIAVGVVAVLGVVGVVAIGIVFFRHGNTHIVRASSRQLSFVMLFGILIGYLTAILTLLERTERLCEGVLFMFSIGFCIVVGTLFIKTNRIYRIFSKRAMRKGTPQCLSDKWMLVFLSCFVAIETIICAVIVLTTPDVGLKDVVYSDMKNEAYIQCKLVSYTNYNMALWWGYNTGLVVICTYQAFLTRKVPGNYNEARFIAFNMMTISMDVIMFFLSYYGTKTYYKDILVSSFLIVADTVTLTCMFLPKVYVIVFRPQKNVEHRTTISLGTLENEEEDEENNRKISTRSNLSVMSSLSTISNGPTETEENTASNETRKESRTSKISVSSNGSAKGDWEPEGEDWNMPPAIISRDSNLSMRTVRFQDEIHDDFVTDCPITNDDFIAEKTECCQRVSAI